The following are from one region of the Paenibacillus sp. JZ16 genome:
- a CDS encoding YifB family Mg chelatase-like AAA ATPase yields MYGKLHSACLHGIDGVVIQVEVDLANGLPQTSIIGLPDSSIRESIERVRAAIKNCGFIYPLKRVTVNLAPADLRKEGSSFDLAIAVGILLTSEQWTFSNAGQILILGELALDGTLRPITGVLPMVEQAKKEGYAGVLLPSENAPEAALIGGIEVYGLRHLNELVQDGSDGVIDNRETGGATIASVSLAKLRYDRATHPSRIQADGLQDKQLEDYRDVIGQQHIKRALTIAAAGMHNILLIGPPGTGKTMLMKRLPTILPPLADQEALTTTKIFSAAGKLKPSDGLMTRRPFRSPHHTISAGGLIGGGTIPKPGEVSLAHKGILFLDELPEFSRHVLEVLRQPLEDREVTISRARAVFTFPAHFMLACSMNPCPCGYYGSDHPHQRCTCSVTRIAQYRARISGPLMDRIDLQVDVPRPKEWPGGATPISSKQMRDQVYAAQRIQLERYSKLPFSWNSELFGSFLRKHAVLDKDSAELLQATIDTLGLSMRAYDRILKLARTIADLEASDRIQSRHVAEAIQYRQLDRQYITADETTHL; encoded by the coding sequence ATGTACGGAAAACTTCATAGCGCTTGCTTGCACGGCATTGACGGCGTTGTCATCCAGGTCGAGGTAGACCTGGCGAACGGACTGCCCCAAACCTCCATCATCGGTCTGCCCGATTCCTCCATTCGCGAATCCATTGAGCGGGTTCGGGCAGCGATTAAAAACTGCGGTTTTATCTATCCCTTAAAACGGGTAACCGTCAATCTCGCACCGGCAGATCTGCGCAAAGAAGGCTCTTCCTTCGATCTGGCAATCGCCGTTGGCATATTGCTAACAAGCGAGCAATGGACCTTTTCGAATGCCGGGCAAATATTGATCCTTGGCGAACTTGCACTGGATGGTACGCTAAGACCCATCACCGGGGTGTTACCGATGGTGGAGCAAGCGAAAAAGGAAGGATATGCCGGAGTACTTCTTCCGAGCGAAAATGCCCCGGAAGCTGCATTGATCGGGGGGATCGAAGTTTATGGGCTCAGGCACTTGAATGAGCTCGTCCAGGATGGATCAGATGGAGTTATCGATAACCGTGAAACTGGAGGAGCAACCATCGCTTCCGTTTCGCTGGCAAAGCTCAGATATGATCGGGCCACGCATCCAAGCAGAATACAAGCGGACGGCCTCCAGGACAAGCAGCTGGAAGACTATAGAGATGTAATTGGCCAGCAGCATATCAAACGCGCTCTGACCATTGCTGCCGCAGGCATGCACAATATTCTGCTCATTGGGCCCCCGGGTACGGGTAAAACGATGCTCATGAAGCGCCTCCCCACCATACTGCCGCCGCTGGCGGACCAAGAAGCGTTGACCACAACGAAAATCTTCAGTGCTGCCGGAAAGCTAAAGCCATCCGATGGGTTAATGACCAGACGTCCTTTTCGGTCCCCTCACCATACCATATCGGCCGGCGGGCTCATCGGAGGCGGTACCATTCCAAAGCCGGGAGAAGTCAGTCTGGCCCATAAAGGCATTCTCTTCCTGGATGAGCTCCCTGAGTTCTCAAGGCATGTGCTGGAGGTGCTGCGACAGCCCTTGGAGGATCGCGAAGTAACCATCAGCCGGGCACGAGCGGTATTTACCTTCCCTGCGCATTTCATGCTCGCTTGTTCGATGAATCCCTGTCCGTGCGGTTATTACGGCAGTGATCACCCTCATCAACGCTGCACGTGCAGCGTTACACGAATTGCTCAATATCGCGCTAGAATATCGGGGCCCTTGATGGATCGGATCGACCTTCAGGTGGACGTGCCTCGGCCGAAGGAATGGCCTGGAGGCGCAACACCTATATCCTCCAAGCAAATGCGGGATCAAGTTTATGCGGCACAAAGGATTCAATTGGAACGTTACAGCAAGTTACCGTTCAGCTGGAACAGCGAACTGTTCGGCAGCTTCCTGAGGAAACATGCGGTGCTGGACAAGGACTCGGCTGAGCTTCTGCAAGCGACAATCGATACGCTGGGCCTGAGCATGCGCGCTTATGACCGAATCCTGAAGCTGGCCAGAACCATCGCCGATTTGGAAGCATCCGATAGGATACAGAGCCGGCATGTCGCAGAAGCGATTCAATACCGTCAGCTGGATCGCCAATATATCACCGCCGATGAAACCACTCATTTGTGA